In one Bacillota bacterium genomic region, the following are encoded:
- a CDS encoding DUF1819 family protein, with the protein MNNSADIAQLGFVLEPSAIHSRRSISVNDVRLLFASTKPTLSYEEIRQLVIDNNILGKGTYSSRQGILRCLREFYGLNSDILVYSALRFFWHYDIEEQPLLALLCAAARDPILRQSAGIVLAWPQDTTLPKAALEETLKEKYSNRYSPGIMAGMVRRLLSSWKQAGHLSGHRTKVRTRATSGPASTAYALFLGYITGLRGQYLLDSLWVKLLDAPLADVHDHAFAAANRGWLDYKNAGGVVEISFPDVWDSRSEK; encoded by the coding sequence ATGAACAATAGTGCGGATATTGCTCAGCTAGGCTTTGTCCTTGAACCTTCTGCCATCCATAGTAGACGCAGCATTTCGGTAAACGATGTTCGCCTACTGTTCGCGTCTACAAAGCCGACTCTATCTTATGAAGAAATTCGGCAATTAGTAATAGACAACAACATCCTGGGCAAGGGTACATATTCTTCTCGCCAGGGCATTCTTCGTTGCCTGAGGGAGTTCTACGGTCTCAATTCAGATATTCTTGTCTACAGCGCGTTGCGCTTCTTCTGGCACTACGATATTGAAGAACAGCCTCTGCTGGCTCTTCTTTGCGCCGCTGCTCGGGATCCAATTCTGCGCCAGTCAGCCGGCATCGTTTTGGCTTGGCCACAAGATACTACCCTGCCTAAAGCAGCTCTGGAAGAGACCCTAAAAGAAAAATACTCCAACCGCTACAGTCCCGGTATAATGGCCGGAATGGTACGCCGACTACTATCTTCCTGGAAGCAAGCCGGCCATTTGTCCGGTCATCGCACCAAAGTCCGTACTCGGGCCACATCCGGCCCGGCCAGCACCGCCTATGCTCTCTTTTTAGGATACATAACCGGGCTCCGTGGACAATATCTGCTGGACTCCCTCTGGGTCAAGTTGCTCGACGCTCCCCTAGCAGACGTACATGATCATGCTTTTGCGGCCGCCAATCGCGGCTGGCTAGATTACAAAAACGCCGGCGGAGTAGTAGAAATCAGCTTTCC